The following coding sequences are from one Candidatus Nitrohelix vancouverensis window:
- a CDS encoding tetratricopeptide repeat protein: MSPDSKNKPSSGEKMESLSTLGDALRQQNPNLARAFEIFQDRAEPANRLVEVFHDILPYDWEDPLLFEKGVELTSEGRFGESVAVFQQVLQKQPEAYPAYHMLGHVFGCQGQFKTEVEYYRKALRIRPDYPQAWINLGSAYQALGKEKKAVEAFCQAARHTPDFALADYWLTYTIDRLRRFPKDPSHPKKETGRKRYFADACYFLGLAYVEYASHNSARQAFKKAVRIDPAFADAFGQLGHLHIKKMRNPKRAEKYLASANQLYLKQNDLHHAALIQALREKKESGAATPEDWLKEGLRLQQNGQNQGAIDAYRVAVNLQKGYVDAHYNLGIAFGSQVDMGFPVHHKAIWEFNHVIELKRDFIHAYTALAAIYIKKGEPEEAITVIEKGLEIDSREVNLYYYMGIARQFLREYDEAAEALKQAAILKPQSIPIRFYLGMAHMERGRYAEASEAFQETVRLKPDFADGHHMLGAIYHDKIPDPEKAAFHLKKADQLYVKLEEYSRSAQVRLLIEQIT; this comes from the coding sequence ATGTCGCCCGATTCTAAAAACAAGCCATCCTCCGGGGAAAAGATGGAGTCCCTGTCCACGCTGGGCGACGCGCTTCGTCAACAAAACCCAAACCTTGCCAGAGCGTTCGAAATTTTTCAGGATCGGGCGGAACCGGCCAATCGACTGGTTGAAGTGTTTCACGACATTCTTCCCTACGATTGGGAGGACCCTTTGCTGTTTGAGAAGGGCGTCGAGCTGACTTCCGAAGGTCGCTTCGGCGAATCCGTCGCCGTGTTCCAGCAGGTCTTGCAGAAACAGCCGGAGGCCTATCCGGCCTATCATATGCTGGGGCATGTGTTTGGATGCCAGGGCCAATTCAAAACCGAAGTTGAATATTATCGCAAGGCGTTACGCATCCGCCCGGACTATCCGCAAGCCTGGATCAACCTCGGCTCGGCTTATCAGGCCTTGGGCAAAGAGAAAAAGGCGGTCGAAGCCTTCTGTCAGGCGGCGCGCCACACGCCTGATTTTGCGCTTGCGGATTATTGGTTGACCTACACCATCGATCGCTTGCGCCGATTTCCCAAAGACCCTAGTCACCCGAAAAAAGAAACCGGTCGGAAACGTTATTTTGCCGACGCCTGTTATTTTCTGGGGCTGGCCTATGTGGAATACGCAAGCCATAACTCTGCGCGTCAGGCCTTCAAAAAAGCGGTGCGTATCGATCCTGCTTTTGCCGACGCCTTTGGTCAGTTGGGGCATCTGCATATCAAGAAAATGCGCAATCCCAAACGCGCGGAAAAATATCTTGCGAGCGCGAACCAACTGTATCTGAAACAGAATGACTTGCATCATGCGGCCTTGATCCAGGCCCTGAGAGAGAAAAAAGAGAGCGGCGCGGCGACTCCTGAAGACTGGCTTAAGGAAGGGTTGCGTTTACAGCAGAACGGACAGAATCAGGGAGCCATCGACGCCTATCGGGTTGCGGTCAATTTACAAAAGGGTTATGTCGATGCGCATTACAATCTGGGAATCGCTTTTGGCAGTCAGGTGGATATGGGTTTTCCCGTTCATCATAAGGCAATTTGGGAATTCAACCACGTCATTGAATTGAAGCGGGATTTCATCCACGCTTATACCGCGTTGGCGGCGATTTATATCAAGAAGGGCGAGCCTGAAGAAGCGATCACAGTCATTGAAAAGGGATTGGAGATCGATTCCCGGGAAGTGAACCTTTACTATTATATGGGAATCGCCCGGCAATTTTTAAGAGAGTACGATGAGGCGGCGGAAGCGCTGAAGCAGGCGGCGATCCTCAAACCGCAATCGATTCCCATCCGGTTTTACCTGGGGATGGCTCATATGGAACGGGGGCGTTATGCGGAAGCGAGCGAGGCGTTTCAGGAAACGGTGCGTCTCAAGCCGGATTTCGCCGACGGACACCATATGCTGGGCGCGATTTATCACGACAAAATTCCCGACCCGGAGAAAGCCGCGTTTCATTTGAAAAAGGCGGACCAGCTCTATGTGAAACTGGAGGAGTATTCGCGTTCCGCCCAGGTGCGTTTGTTGATCGAACAAATTACCTGA
- a CDS encoding TVP38/TMEM64 family protein has protein sequence MNKKIILLTCLTVGAGLFFYFDLNQYLSLDGLKANRDRLLDYYEHNAVPMILGFIALYIVVVAVSLPGATILTLGGGAIFGSVMGTAVVNVGATIGATLAFLAARFLLRDWVEGKFGERLQPFNAGFSQNALNYILFLRLVPLFPFFLVNLLSGLTQVPLRIYFFGTMFGTLPGTFVYANAGSSLASINSLRDIASPEVLLSFALLGLFAVVPALYQRFKKKSPAAS, from the coding sequence ATGAATAAAAAAATCATACTACTGACATGCCTGACTGTTGGGGCAGGGTTGTTTTTCTACTTTGACCTGAACCAGTATTTATCACTGGACGGTCTCAAGGCGAACCGGGATCGATTGCTTGACTATTATGAACACAATGCCGTTCCGATGATTCTCGGGTTCATTGCGTTATACATTGTCGTTGTGGCGGTGTCTCTGCCAGGCGCGACGATTCTGACTTTAGGGGGAGGCGCTATATTCGGATCGGTGATGGGGACCGCAGTCGTCAACGTTGGCGCGACGATCGGAGCGACTCTGGCGTTTCTTGCGGCCCGATTTTTGTTGAGGGATTGGGTCGAAGGAAAATTCGGCGAGCGCCTGCAACCCTTCAATGCGGGATTTTCGCAAAACGCGCTCAACTATATTCTGTTTCTTCGCTTGGTTCCTTTGTTCCCTTTTTTCCTGGTCAATTTGTTGTCCGGGCTCACCCAGGTTCCGTTACGCATTTATTTTTTTGGAACGATGTTTGGCACGCTTCCCGGAACTTTTGTCTATGCGAATGCGGGATCGAGTCTGGCGTCGATCAATTCCCTGAGAGATATCGCATCGCCCGAAGTGTTGCTGTCTTTCGCTCTTCTTGGTTTGTTTGCGGTTGTTCCCGCCTTGTACCAACGTTTCAAAAAGAAGAGTCCAGCGGCTTCGTAA